In the genome of Oncorhynchus gorbuscha isolate QuinsamMale2020 ecotype Even-year linkage group LG05, OgorEven_v1.0, whole genome shotgun sequence, the window cagtaATTTAATGCAGTCAAGACGGCACAGGTGAGTGCAGGTGGGCCTAGACacagcaggtgagtgcaggtggGCCTAGACacagcaggtgagtgcaggtggGCCTAGACacagcaggtgagtgcaggtggGCCTAGACacagcaggtgagtgcaggtggGCCTAGACacagcaggtgagtgcaggtggGCCTAGAAGACAGAGCGTGTTTTTGGTGGTTACAGCCCTGTTCCACTCATTTATGTTAATGTATACATATATGCAAACTAATTTAGCCATATGCAAATTAGGCAcacacaatttaaaaaatatggcATTTTAAATTGAATAACTGAATTCCCACAAATCCCTGAATTCATTATTTGTCCGTGCCAGTAAAATGTTTCATGTGCTAGAATTCTGTCAATATCTAAGGGATTTTACCAATTCTAAAAGTTTGGAGTATCTTCATCCCTTGTCCAACTGATACATTTAttagaaacaaacaaacattttaaCAATTTTGATGACAGTTGCTACACACAGCAAATCTCATTCAagagttgttttttttaaagagtcaACGGCCATCCCTCGCCCCTCATACACAGAAGACCCCCAGGCCAGAGGAAGTGGCATCATCCCAGGTGAGACTCATCACTTGTTTGCATTGACAAAGGCTAGTCTGTTACCTTGGTACATTGATGTGTCAGGCAGATTCAATAAGCTGTAGCTCAGTtcacctctcccttcatctcttctTTGGTCTATCTGGATCCCTCTAGACATAGACGATCCAGATAAATGTAAACCTCTGACCAGTCAGATAACGACCAGGCTGAGGTGTCCTCATTGTCACCATGGCTCCTGGCTTTTTAACTGTGTTTTTATTCCTAAATTGGGTAAAGTTTagcattcctctgtctctctttgccttttttgttgttgagaaaAACATTATTTGGGGTGGGTCATGACATCATTCTCTTGCTATCCTCTTATCTGATTTTAAGGTTTCAGTTGGAACATGCTCAATGTTTGTTTCCATGGTGGAAAAGAAAAAGACTTAATCAGACACGTGTCAGGTGGCCAGACCCAGGCAGGCCAGAGGTTTGGAAGACAGCGTGACATTCCGCTAGCCACGGTAATGCTCAGTAATAGTTCATGGTCTGCCAAGGGGCAGTGCAGTTGGCATTGCACTGCTAAGTGTCGTCTCTGTACTGCTGCAAACAGTTACATGTCCTGTAGATGAGTTTGAGCAGCTCTGTTAAGACGCTTTTTCCGTTTGAAGTTGCAGGACGTGACAGGGTAGTGTGAAGGTAGCATATTGTATGTGATGGAATTTCACTGAATTTAGTTTATTGTTGACACTCAAAGCCATCGGTGACAATGTGTATACTTCCTAAATGTGTGAACAATGATTTCTCTCCGtaaatctgtctgtgtgtaggagCCATTGCAGCTGCAGTATTCATTGGTTTCGTATTGGGTCTCTATGCAGTTCTGTGGAAGTGTATGGTCTCACCACCCCAAAGGTAAGGAACAAGAAACCAATCCAAACAGCATTCTCATGTGACATTGGTTTGAAAAGGAATACTTGTCCAGGCTTGATAGGATGTGACATCACGATCTTATCTCCAGTGGGTCAGGTTTTGGATCTAGTCCGACATTGCCACCATAATCTTTATTTCTCAAATAGTAATCAGTAATGTCAGTTTATTTGAAGTGAACTCTACTCTGATGTAATCATCTCTGTTTAAACACAGAATTGTTTATTTACTTATTTGGATACCATAGTTTAAGATTAAAGTGGATCATTTTTGCCTGAAATGACATTATGTAtaatcatttttttttcaatctcAAGTGATTCAGAAATGATTAACATTTTATATTTAACCTATAGCGCATTATGAGTTAGTCACTAAGTAACAGCTGAACACTCAAcataggaagaagaggagggtgagggtTCGAGACAAGAGGAGCCAAGTATGCTGACTGACAATCAGGATCTCATCTAGGCCATCTGGCCAGAGGATCCGCTGGATCCAACTCCTGCATCAAACCCCGGCCAGTCAAACGAACCCGAAAAGATCCACTCATACTGACTTGAGTCTCTCATCAGGATGTTCCTGGACATCAGAGAGGAAATGGAGATTCAGAAACATTTGCATGGAGCTAGGGGATGGCATAATTATGGATCTAGCTTATCATGGTCAGAGGATGGACCGGAATCTAAGGATCCGGTCAAATGGATCTAAAAGGATCTTCTAAATTGCCTTAAGAGGATCCACTCAAATGGCTAATGGATCCAACTGAAGTTCATCAGAGAGCATGAACAAACCATCCAAACCAGTTAAGCTGGGGTCTGCAGACCCATCAAACTTGGAAACATTtttgtatgtaaaaaaaaaaatcagaatatTACTAACCGGTCAAACACATTTTTGCCAAGAGATCTGTTGAATTAGTTTAGAGTGTAAATACaataaaatgtcatattattaATATACAATTTATGTTCTTAAACCCTGGACAACGTGGGcctgggaggctcacagggatatTGGCATCTACAGTACTCACCAATTATATATTTTAACTCAACCCATAGTGTGTGTATATTTTAAACTGCAGTTTTTGTCTCAtgggaaaatgtgtagaattgcagaataTTAGTGCTAAAGCTGCAACAACACACACTCTTTGCCCCATGACAAAATATGTCAAGAGGCTGGCCTTTTAAAATGTTCCTCCCCAGGACCGAGCCTTGGTTCGTCCGGCCATACACTGAAGTCATAGTAAAACACCGTGTATGCTATTTTTCTCACTCGAGTTGTTCTGATTGAGGGGGTCCCTTTATATATTTGCTATCACAAGAGGTGCCGGACCCCAATAGTTTGAGAGAGCCTGATCTAAATGATTCTAGGATCCACTGTATGCCACAGTGCTATGCCTGCGTGAGATGCTGACTTTTAACTGAAGCGTAGCTATACTGTTGTCTGCGGGTCACTGACAGTGAAATCTGTACTACTGAGGAAGGAGGCAGCACAGGTCACTGTTCTTCCTATCAGTCAACAAGCCTACTGGCCTGGCAAACATGTTGggtatgttttctctctctctgtttgggtGAAAATGTGTGTAGATTTTGATTAGGTTTGACTACATGTGTTGCAAAGGAAAGTGATAATGAATGGGAAATTTGCTAATAATTCATATATTTGGTTGTGCATGTGATATGATGGCTTTAGGTGAATGATTGAGCTGGAGTTAATGGCCTTATGATATCCAGGTTTTGTCATGTTACTTTTCCTCAGGATGTGACTTACTGTTCCTTTCATTAAACTGTGATTTGTGTTCTTGTACTTTTACTGAGTTTTTACTTTTTTACCTTTATCAGAGTTAAATCTGAATTTACACCTGAGTTACTACTTAGTGTTGGGATGAATGTACATTCATCCTGATTAATGAACAATGCAAATTATGCAACCGAACACTAGGAAAG includes:
- the sb:cb288 gene encoding uncharacterized protein sb:cb288 isoform X2, coding for MHTWVLASYEQRNESTAIPRPSYTEDPQARGSGIIPGFSWNMLNVCFHGGKEKDLIRHVSGGQTQAGQRFGRQRDIPLATEPLQLQYSLVSYWVSMQFCGSVWSHHPKGRRGG
- the sb:cb288 gene encoding uncharacterized protein sb:cb288 isoform X1 — protein: MWTEVKNQTKIVFSDGNTSERAVPMHTWVLASYEQRNESTAIPRPSYTEDPQARGSGIIPGFSWNMLNVCFHGGKEKDLIRHVSGGQTQAGQRFGRQRDIPLATEPLQLQYSLVSYWVSMQFCGSVWSHHPKGRRGG
- the sb:cb288 gene encoding uncharacterized protein sb:cb288 isoform X3, producing MWTEVKNQTKIVFSDGNTSERAVPMHTWVLASYEQRNESTAIPRPSYTEDPQARGSGIIPGAIAAAVFIGFVLGLYAVLWKCMVSPPQRKKRRVRVRDKRSQVC